In Nostoc sp. UHCC 0926, a single genomic region encodes these proteins:
- the aroF gene encoding 3-deoxy-7-phosphoheptulonate synthase — MINAKLAAQSHPNHQTIVKLSEKVAFGGEELVIIGGPCTVESLEQMEIVAQKLSTASVQGLRGGVYKPRTSPYAFQGMGEVGLKILARVRSHYNMPVVTEVMSISQIEVVAAHADMLQVGSRNMQNFDLLKALGQAGKPILLKRGLAATIEEFVMAAEYILSHGNPDVVLCERGIRSFDDYTRNVLDLGAVAALKQITHLPVIVDPSHAVGKRELVAPVARAAIACGADGLIIECHPEPEKSVSDARQALSLEDMVHLVDSLKPVATAVGRSISEAIGAGLQPAPIFCAA, encoded by the coding sequence ATGATTAATGCCAAACTTGCCGCACAATCGCATCCGAACCATCAGACAATTGTTAAACTTTCAGAAAAAGTCGCTTTCGGGGGCGAAGAACTGGTAATTATCGGCGGCCCCTGCACCGTTGAAAGCTTAGAACAAATGGAGATAGTCGCCCAAAAGCTCTCTACTGCATCCGTGCAGGGCTTGCGTGGTGGTGTCTACAAACCCCGCACATCTCCCTACGCCTTCCAGGGTATGGGAGAGGTAGGATTGAAGATTTTGGCAAGGGTGCGATCGCATTACAATATGCCAGTTGTCACCGAGGTGATGTCAATTTCTCAAATTGAAGTAGTCGCCGCTCACGCTGATATGCTTCAAGTTGGTAGTCGCAATATGCAAAACTTCGACTTGCTCAAAGCTTTAGGACAAGCTGGTAAGCCAATACTGCTCAAGCGTGGTTTAGCAGCGACAATTGAAGAATTCGTCATGGCTGCTGAATATATCCTCAGCCACGGTAATCCTGATGTGGTGTTGTGCGAACGCGGTATCCGCAGCTTCGATGATTACACTCGCAATGTCCTAGATTTAGGGGCAGTGGCAGCACTCAAGCAAATCACTCACCTGCCTGTGATTGTAGATCCTTCCCATGCCGTCGGTAAACGGGAACTGGTGGCACCTGTGGCTAGGGCTGCGATCGCTTGCGGTGCAGATGGATTAATTATTGAATGTCACCCAGAACCAGAAAAATCTGTTTCTGATGCCCGTCAAGCACTTTCTTTAGAAGATATGGTGCATCTAGTTGATAGTTTAAAGCCTGTAGCAACAGCCGTTGGGCGCAGTATATCAGAAGCGATCGGGGCGGGTTTACAACCTGCCCCGATTTTTTGTGCTGCTTAA
- a CDS encoding pentapeptide repeat-containing protein produces the protein MSDLEQYYRVLELEPGATLDEVNQAYKDLVFVWHPDRIPKDNLRLQQKAQDKLKAINEAREKLRSLKTKPQTTLNSPPPEPQKPFQTTQQPPKKSSDLSGKDYSRANLSNKDLSGRNLSYANLSGANLSDTFMHKVNLRGANLSEANLFRANLLLADLREANLRAANLIGADLSGADLRGADLTGARIRSGERLLVKLIGTNLAGAIMPDGAIYQ, from the coding sequence ATGAGCGATCTGGAGCAGTACTATAGAGTTTTGGAATTAGAGCCTGGGGCAACACTTGACGAAGTGAACCAGGCTTACAAAGATTTAGTCTTTGTTTGGCATCCCGATCGCATTCCCAAAGACAATCTCCGTTTACAGCAGAAAGCACAAGACAAGCTGAAAGCTATAAATGAAGCTCGTGAAAAGTTGCGCTCTCTAAAAACCAAACCTCAAACCACGCTGAACTCACCGCCACCTGAACCACAAAAACCATTTCAAACAACCCAGCAACCACCAAAGAAAAGCTCAGACTTGAGTGGCAAAGACTATAGTCGGGCAAATTTGAGCAATAAAGACTTATCTGGCAGAAATCTAAGTTATGCCAATTTGAGTGGTGCTAATCTCAGTGATACTTTTATGCACAAAGTCAACCTCAGAGGTGCGAATTTATCTGAAGCAAATTTATTTCGGGCAAACCTACTTTTAGCGGATCTGCGGGAGGCGAATTTACGTGCTGCTAATTTGATTGGAGCGGATCTCAGTGGGGCCGACTTGCGGGGAGCCGACTTGACAGGAGCGCGGATTCGCTCTGGTGAGCGGCTTCTAGTTAAACTAATTGGTACTAACTTAGCTGGGGCAATTATGCCTGATGGTGCAATTTACCAATAA
- a CDS encoding efflux RND transporter periplasmic adaptor subunit encodes MLSPLPQIVDMRCLASVQTIKPSSLAVQIVPRFQSIIQRGRFSLLILGLAYLCSACNASEAESSRKEAGKKRAVPVVVATATQKTIPIQLSATGTVEAYSTVSVKSQVGGQLTGVYFQQGQNVKKGDLLFKIDSRPLQAALMQANAAKAKDLAQVKQAKANVLKAIADVNQAKANVVKDKAQATNADVQAQRYTRLLKQGAISKEQAEQYKTSADAQQATVEADQGGVANARAAVAAAQADVQNALAAVASDEAAIDNAKVQLSYSSIYAPIAGRTGSLKLTQGNLVKANAANADDSLITISQIRPIYVNFSIPQRLLPDIKKYSANGKLEVDALPPKDAGHPIRGELTFVDNGVNTQTGTIQLKGTFANADERLFPGQFVNVVLKLSEEPNAITVPSQAVQSGQQGQFVYVVKPDKTAEMRPITVGDTVKNETVIKQGLKSGEQVVTDGQFNLVAGAIVQVKPEVGSNRQGAR; translated from the coding sequence GTGCTTTCCCCTTTGCCCCAGATTGTTGATATGCGCTGTTTAGCCTCTGTTCAGACGATAAAGCCTTCGTCCTTGGCTGTTCAAATTGTTCCTCGTTTTCAGAGCATTATTCAAAGAGGGCGGTTCTCGCTACTGATATTAGGTCTAGCTTACTTGTGTAGTGCCTGTAATGCTTCCGAAGCCGAATCTAGCAGAAAAGAAGCAGGAAAAAAACGAGCTGTGCCAGTGGTGGTTGCTACTGCGACTCAAAAAACGATTCCAATACAACTATCGGCTACTGGAACAGTAGAAGCATATTCCACAGTATCTGTCAAGTCTCAGGTGGGCGGACAACTTACTGGCGTATATTTTCAGCAAGGACAGAACGTTAAGAAAGGAGACTTGTTATTTAAAATTGATTCCCGTCCTCTACAAGCAGCGCTGATGCAAGCTAATGCTGCCAAAGCCAAAGATTTAGCGCAGGTGAAACAGGCAAAGGCAAATGTCCTCAAAGCCATTGCCGATGTGAACCAGGCAAAAGCGAATGTAGTGAAGGATAAGGCGCAGGCAACAAATGCAGATGTGCAAGCTCAACGTTATACTCGTTTGCTCAAGCAAGGGGCAATCAGTAAAGAACAGGCCGAACAGTATAAAACCAGTGCTGATGCTCAACAGGCGACGGTGGAAGCAGATCAAGGTGGAGTAGCAAATGCTCGGGCAGCTGTGGCAGCAGCCCAAGCAGATGTACAAAATGCCTTGGCAGCAGTAGCATCAGATGAAGCTGCGATCGACAATGCCAAAGTTCAGCTTTCCTACAGTTCCATCTACGCACCAATTGCTGGACGCACGGGTAGCTTGAAGCTAACTCAAGGCAACTTAGTCAAGGCAAATGCTGCAAATGCCGATGATTCGCTGATTACAATCAGCCAAATCCGCCCGATTTACGTCAACTTTTCCATTCCCCAGCGACTGCTGCCAGACATCAAAAAATACAGTGCTAACGGCAAGTTAGAAGTCGATGCTTTACCTCCTAAAGATGCAGGGCATCCGATACGAGGCGAACTCACCTTTGTTGATAATGGAGTCAATACCCAAACAGGTACGATTCAACTTAAGGGTACTTTTGCCAACGCTGACGAGCGACTTTTTCCAGGGCAGTTTGTCAATGTAGTCCTCAAACTGAGCGAAGAACCAAATGCTATTACTGTTCCTTCTCAGGCGGTACAAAGTGGACAGCAGGGGCAGTTTGTGTATGTAGTCAAACCCGACAAAACAGCAGAAATGCGTCCAATTACCGTCGGTGACACCGTTAAGAACGAAACGGTGATCAAGCAAGGGTTGAAATCAGGTGAGCAAGTAGTTACTGATGGACAATTCAACCTAGTGGCTGGTGCCATAGTCCAAGTGAAACCGGAAGTAGGAAGCAAC